From Rudanella lutea DSM 19387, a single genomic window includes:
- a CDS encoding lipoprotein signal peptidase, with protein sequence MIQKNPLKYFLFAFLLIGIDQASKMAVHHFMQPGFAGQISLIGDWLKLHYVLNPGMAFGMQLSHDYGKLILSLFRLVAMVGIGWYLVHLARQGAPDGLLWAMAMIMAGAVGNVIDSTFYGVLLGNAPYGSITPWFHGQVIDMVFVDIWEGFIPDWVPLWGGQYYSTPIFNIADACIFVGVCIILFFQRRFFRDYPDVSDNDASRSDGSEHGLSDRFDTDGQLPDDAPLTGSAEVLPAVDAAEEIEKDHDQTETVPVAAIEGQPAPELDNDLGKAPVSEGTNSVMTEVPEETMDRNKQREL encoded by the coding sequence ATGATCCAGAAAAACCCGCTCAAATATTTCCTTTTCGCTTTTCTGCTAATTGGTATTGATCAGGCCTCCAAAATGGCCGTTCACCATTTTATGCAGCCGGGGTTTGCCGGTCAGATCAGCCTAATTGGCGACTGGTTGAAGCTACACTATGTACTCAACCCCGGTATGGCGTTTGGGATGCAGTTGAGCCACGACTACGGGAAACTGATTCTGAGTCTGTTTCGGCTCGTGGCTATGGTGGGTATTGGCTGGTATCTGGTACACCTGGCCCGACAGGGCGCGCCCGATGGCCTGCTCTGGGCGATGGCGATGATCATGGCCGGGGCTGTGGGTAACGTAATTGACTCCACGTTTTACGGGGTCTTGCTGGGCAATGCACCCTACGGGTCTATCACCCCCTGGTTTCACGGGCAGGTAATCGATATGGTTTTTGTGGATATCTGGGAGGGGTTCATTCCTGACTGGGTACCGCTTTGGGGCGGTCAGTATTACTCGACACCCATTTTCAACATTGCTGATGCCTGCATTTTTGTTGGTGTCTGTATCATCTTGTTTTTCCAGCGTCGGTTTTTCCGGGATTACCCTGATGTGTCGGACAACGATGCGTCACGGTCCGACGGATCGGAACATGGGCTATCAGATCGCTTTGATACCGATGGCCAATTGCCCGACGATGCGCCCCTGACAGGGAGTGCCGAGGTGCTGCCGGCTGTTGACGCGGCCGAAGAAATTGAGAAGGATCACGATCAAACCGAAACAGTTCCGGTGGCGGCCATTGAAGGTCAGCCTGCTCCAGAACTTGACAATGACCTGGGTAAAGCCCCGGTTTCGGAGGGCACGAATTCGGTAATGACCGAAGTCCCCGAAGAAACTATGGACCGCAATAAACAACGCGAATTGTAA
- a CDS encoding chorismate mutase codes for MKPELVVEPLSSWVETNGKPLIIAGPCSAETEEQLVETARQLKELNAVHVIRAGVWKPRTRPGSFEGMGEKALPWLQRAKAETGLPFAVEVATPEHIELALKYGVDILWVGARTTVNPFNVQEIADALRGVDVPVLVKNPVNPDLALWIGAFERIAGAGVKKLGAIHRGFATGEASKYRNVPMWQMAIELKSIFPELPIIGDPSHMAGKRAYLNELAQMAMDLNYDGLIVESHIDPDNAWSDAAQQLTPAAFGEMLDHLQIRQVESSNIEFQSFVEQSRRSIDNVDRQIVEMLAARMALVERLAEYKRDNNVTLFQPERWKEILKTRTELGKKLNLYPELVEEIYKIIHMESIRKQTEIMNSQTA; via the coding sequence ATGAAGCCTGAATTAGTGGTTGAGCCCCTCTCATCGTGGGTAGAAACCAATGGAAAGCCGTTGATCATTGCCGGTCCGTGCAGTGCTGAGACCGAAGAACAACTTGTAGAGACTGCCCGTCAGCTGAAAGAACTGAATGCAGTCCACGTCATTCGTGCCGGCGTATGGAAGCCCCGTACGCGGCCTGGCAGCTTTGAAGGCATGGGCGAGAAAGCTTTGCCCTGGCTTCAGCGCGCCAAAGCCGAAACCGGCCTGCCCTTTGCCGTAGAGGTAGCCACGCCCGAGCATATCGAACTCGCCCTCAAGTATGGCGTTGATATTCTGTGGGTAGGCGCCCGGACTACGGTAAACCCATTCAACGTTCAGGAAATTGCCGACGCCCTCCGCGGTGTGGATGTACCGGTATTGGTTAAAAACCCGGTAAACCCTGATCTTGCCCTGTGGATTGGTGCGTTCGAGCGTATCGCCGGAGCGGGTGTGAAAAAGCTGGGCGCTATTCACCGGGGGTTTGCCACGGGTGAGGCCAGCAAGTACCGCAACGTACCGATGTGGCAGATGGCCATCGAACTGAAGTCGATCTTCCCCGAATTGCCCATCATTGGCGACCCAAGCCACATGGCTGGTAAGCGGGCGTACCTCAACGAGCTGGCCCAAATGGCCATGGACCTCAACTACGACGGTCTGATTGTTGAGTCACACATCGACCCCGACAATGCCTGGAGTGATGCCGCTCAGCAGCTTACCCCAGCCGCATTTGGCGAGATGCTCGATCACCTGCAAATTCGTCAGGTTGAATCGTCGAACATCGAGTTCCAGAGCTTCGTGGAGCAGTCGCGCCGGAGCATCGACAATGTCGACCGGCAGATTGTTGAAATGCTGGCTGCCCGGATGGCCCTCGTGGAGCGGCTGGCCGAGTACAAGCGCGACAACAACGTGACCTTGTTCCAGCCTGAGCGGTGGAAAGAGATCCTGAAAACGCGTACCGAACTGGGTAAGAAACTGAACCTCTACCCCGAACTGGTGGAAGAAATCTACAAGATTATCCACATGGAGTCGATTCGGAAGCAAACCGAAATCATGAATAGCCAAACGGCTTAA
- a CDS encoding phage holin family protein, whose product MLEKLDEVRENIFRYLEARIELFTLETRGKVEEGVIRAIHGVILGFLATITLIFVLSLLAAFLNEVFESRYMGFLIVAAFFLLLTIIWVVAKDSFLNMIRKMAYNSLKASKEKKAEEKSEAVQELMNQTRDSMTGSGPYLARE is encoded by the coding sequence ATGTTAGAGAAATTAGACGAGGTTCGGGAGAATATATTTCGGTATCTGGAAGCCAGAATCGAACTCTTTACCTTAGAAACACGCGGGAAGGTAGAAGAAGGAGTTATCCGGGCTATTCACGGAGTTATTCTGGGGTTTCTGGCTACCATAACACTCATTTTCGTGCTTAGCCTGCTCGCGGCTTTCCTTAATGAGGTGTTCGAAAGCCGCTACATGGGCTTCCTGATTGTGGCCGCTTTTTTTCTGTTGTTAACCATTATCTGGGTGGTAGCCAAAGATTCGTTCCTGAATATGATTCGCAAGATGGCTTACAACAGCCTTAAGGCCTCGAAAGAGAAAAAGGCCGAAGAGAAGTCGGAAGCGGTACAGGAGCTGATGAATCAGACCCGCGACTCCATGACTGGGTCGGGTCCATATCTGGCCCGCGAGTAA
- a CDS encoding ThuA domain-containing protein, giving the protein MKQLFSLSRWAFVQALLLLCASYAWAQAPKVNVLVFSKTAAFRHQSIEAGKPALAKMAKEKGFGVSFTEDAALFNEQNLKKYNAVVFLNTTGDILNDEQQAVFERYIQAGGGYVGIHAATDTEYDWPWYGKLAGAYFLDHPMTPSNVQKGKYIVKLKNHWATKGMPDEFERTDEFYSFKDISPKINVVLTIDEKSYVGGKNPDFHPMSWYQEYDGGRSFYTAMGHTDESFSEPLFLNHLWAGIQYAAGGDAPKPLDYSKARPEENRFTKVVLEEKLDEPVELTLLDKDRVLFIQRKGEVRLYNNKTKQLKTIAKLPVSLKYVNREGKESVAEDGLLGLNKDPKFAQNGWVYLFYSSTKGSYNVLSRFTMKGDELVLASEKEMLKVDTQREECCHTGGSIDWDREGNLYLSTGDNTNPHASNGYSPSDERPGRSPWDAQKSSANTNDLRGKILRIKPQPDGTYTIPDGNLFAKNSDPSIRAKTRPEIYTMGHRNPYRIAVDQKTGKLYWGDVGPDASKPDANRGPAGTCEFGQASAAGNYGWPHFVGDNKAYNIYNFATNQSGPKWDALKPLNNSPNNTGLIELPPAKGAMIWYTYGKSEEFPLLGSGGCNPMAGPVYNKDQFAAAPRAFPKYYDGKFFAYEWMRGWVMAVSFDKNGNYASMERFMPSYKFSNPMDMEFSENGDLYMLEYGSGWFTANDDARLIRIEYNGGNRKPQIQMAANQMGGAVPFNLKLSAKGTTDADGDALKYTWKITSKDGFSKVFTTPDANLTLTKAGAYKAILTVDDGKGGVNTQSMEVTAGNEPPVLSLEMPKSNKSFYVANRPFNYEIKVSDKEDGTLGKGIEPENVSVSIDYLAEGFDKNMIAMGHRSADASAAFATGKKLIQGSDCMACHSVDKKSIGPSYRDVAMKYKGDNSALERLTKKVISGGSGVWGETAMAGHPQLATADASEMVKYILNIANEKPKAKSLPVSGSYVTKAPASDKGKGVYIVRAAYEDQGANGLPALRSEQTFTLRNAKVDVHGFDVYNDVNKMAFGGNNLAIPAKSGAYIGLKDVDLNGITELTLAATAPKPQVNAAGGLVELRLDSPTGKVIGKSEFLEPSDKMDFTPKMLSVPVTGVVSDGKLHDVYVVFLNPKAEGSLMVVMGTEFKLAGSDAPAPAAPAEATASADFFTGTWNTTVAGTPGGDVQVKMILERKDGKLTGKMASEKMGDQALDKVEETDGEKIKVYFQANGMSINMELEKEDADNLKGKLMNMFDVKASRVK; this is encoded by the coding sequence ATGAAACAGCTATTCAGCCTGAGCAGGTGGGCGTTTGTACAGGCGCTTCTGCTGCTGTGCGCAAGCTATGCGTGGGCGCAGGCTCCCAAAGTTAATGTGCTGGTTTTCAGTAAAACAGCCGCCTTTCGGCATCAGTCTATCGAGGCTGGGAAACCTGCCTTGGCCAAAATGGCAAAGGAAAAAGGGTTCGGCGTGAGCTTCACCGAAGACGCGGCCCTATTCAACGAACAGAATCTGAAGAAATACAACGCGGTTGTTTTTCTGAACACCACCGGCGACATCCTCAACGATGAGCAACAGGCTGTGTTTGAGCGCTACATTCAGGCGGGGGGCGGCTACGTGGGCATCCATGCGGCTACCGATACCGAGTACGACTGGCCCTGGTATGGCAAGCTGGCGGGGGCCTATTTTCTGGACCATCCCATGACGCCCAGCAATGTGCAGAAAGGCAAGTACATCGTTAAGCTGAAAAACCACTGGGCCACCAAAGGCATGCCCGACGAGTTTGAGCGCACCGATGAATTTTACAGTTTCAAAGACATTTCGCCCAAAATCAACGTCGTCCTGACCATCGACGAGAAAAGTTACGTCGGTGGGAAAAACCCTGACTTCCACCCCATGAGCTGGTATCAGGAGTACGACGGAGGCCGGTCGTTTTATACGGCCATGGGCCATACCGATGAGTCGTTTTCGGAACCGCTTTTCCTGAATCACCTGTGGGCGGGTATTCAGTACGCGGCCGGTGGCGATGCGCCCAAGCCGCTCGACTACAGCAAGGCGCGGCCCGAAGAAAACCGCTTTACCAAAGTGGTGCTGGAAGAAAAACTGGATGAACCCGTGGAACTGACCTTGCTGGATAAGGACCGGGTGCTTTTTATCCAGCGCAAAGGCGAGGTGCGGCTTTACAATAACAAAACGAAGCAACTCAAAACCATCGCCAAGTTGCCCGTTAGCCTGAAGTATGTCAACAGAGAAGGCAAAGAGTCGGTAGCGGAAGATGGGCTACTGGGCCTGAACAAAGACCCAAAATTCGCGCAGAACGGCTGGGTGTACCTGTTTTATTCATCCACCAAAGGCTCGTACAACGTGCTGTCCCGGTTCACGATGAAGGGCGACGAACTCGTTTTGGCTTCGGAAAAGGAAATGCTGAAAGTGGATACCCAGCGCGAAGAATGTTGCCATACCGGTGGCTCTATCGACTGGGACCGGGAAGGCAACCTGTACCTGAGCACGGGCGATAACACCAACCCCCATGCCTCGAATGGCTACAGCCCCAGCGACGAGCGGCCCGGCCGCAGCCCGTGGGATGCCCAGAAGTCGAGCGCCAATACCAACGATTTGCGGGGTAAAATTCTGCGCATCAAGCCGCAACCCGACGGAACATATACCATTCCCGACGGCAACCTGTTCGCCAAAAACTCCGACCCGTCGATCCGTGCCAAAACCCGCCCGGAAATCTACACGATGGGCCACCGGAACCCCTACCGCATTGCCGTTGACCAGAAAACCGGTAAGCTCTACTGGGGTGATGTTGGCCCCGACGCGTCGAAGCCCGACGCAAACCGTGGCCCGGCGGGTACGTGTGAGTTTGGGCAGGCATCGGCCGCCGGAAACTACGGTTGGCCGCACTTTGTGGGCGACAACAAGGCGTACAACATCTACAATTTCGCCACCAACCAGTCGGGGCCAAAATGGGATGCTCTGAAGCCACTCAACAACTCGCCCAACAACACGGGTCTGATCGAGCTGCCACCGGCAAAAGGCGCTATGATTTGGTACACATACGGCAAAAGCGAGGAGTTCCCCTTACTGGGTAGCGGGGGTTGCAACCCGATGGCCGGGCCTGTGTACAATAAAGATCAGTTCGCGGCTGCTCCACGGGCATTCCCCAAGTACTACGATGGTAAGTTCTTTGCCTACGAGTGGATGCGGGGTTGGGTGATGGCCGTCAGCTTCGACAAAAACGGCAACTATGCCTCCATGGAGCGGTTTATGCCGAGCTACAAGTTCAGCAACCCAATGGACATGGAGTTTTCCGAAAACGGTGACCTCTACATGCTCGAATACGGTTCAGGCTGGTTTACGGCCAACGACGACGCCCGCCTGATTCGGATTGAGTACAACGGCGGCAACCGCAAGCCGCAGATTCAGATGGCCGCCAACCAAATGGGCGGGGCCGTGCCGTTCAACCTGAAGCTCAGCGCCAAAGGCACGACCGATGCCGACGGCGATGCGCTGAAGTACACCTGGAAAATCACGTCGAAAGACGGTTTTTCTAAAGTCTTCACAACGCCCGATGCCAACCTGACCCTAACCAAAGCGGGGGCGTACAAAGCCATACTGACGGTTGACGACGGCAAAGGGGGCGTAAACACGCAGTCGATGGAGGTTACGGCGGGGAATGAACCACCAGTCTTGAGCCTCGAGATGCCAAAAAGCAACAAGTCGTTCTACGTAGCCAACAGACCGTTCAATTACGAAATCAAGGTCTCGGACAAGGAAGATGGCACGCTGGGCAAGGGCATCGAACCCGAAAACGTATCGGTCAGCATTGATTACCTGGCCGAGGGGTTTGACAAAAACATGATCGCTATGGGCCACCGCTCGGCTGATGCCAGTGCGGCCTTTGCGACCGGCAAAAAACTTATTCAGGGCAGCGACTGTATGGCCTGCCACAGTGTGGATAAAAAGTCGATTGGTCCCTCGTACCGCGACGTAGCAATGAAGTACAAAGGCGACAATTCGGCGCTGGAACGGCTGACCAAAAAGGTCATTTCGGGTGGTAGCGGTGTTTGGGGCGAAACGGCCATGGCGGGCCACCCGCAACTGGCAACGGCTGATGCGTCGGAAATGGTGAAATACATTTTGAACATTGCCAACGAAAAGCCGAAAGCCAAATCGTTGCCCGTTAGCGGCTCGTATGTGACTAAAGCACCGGCCTCGGACAAAGGCAAGGGCGTGTACATTGTGCGGGCGGCTTACGAAGATCAGGGAGCCAACGGACTACCAGCGCTTCGGTCGGAACAGACGTTTACGCTTCGCAATGCCAAAGTGGATGTGCACGGTTTCGACGTGTATAACGACGTAAACAAGATGGCCTTTGGCGGCAATAACCTCGCCATTCCTGCCAAATCAGGGGCTTACATTGGCTTGAAAGACGTTGACCTGAACGGAATCACGGAGCTGACGCTGGCAGCCACGGCCCCTAAACCACAGGTCAATGCGGCCGGAGGTCTTGTAGAGTTGCGGCTGGACAGCCCCACCGGCAAGGTAATTGGTAAGTCGGAGTTCCTGGAGCCGTCCGATAAAATGGACTTTACACCCAAAATGCTGTCGGTACCGGTCACAGGGGTCGTATCAGATGGCAAACTACACGATGTGTACGTCGTTTTCCTGAACCCCAAAGCCGAGGGCTCACTCATGGTAGTGATGGGCACGGAGTTCAAACTGGCAGGCAGTGATGCCCCGGCGCCAGCCGCCCCGGCAGAGGCAACGGCATCGGCCGATTTCTTCACCGGTACCTGGAACACAACGGTGGCAGGAACGCCGGGCGGAGACGTTCAGGTGAAGATGATCCTGGAACGGAAAGACGGAAAGCTGACCGGAAAAATGGCGTCGGAGAAAATGGGCGACCAGGCTCTCGATAAGGTAGAGGAAACCGACGGCGAAAAAATCAAGGTCTACTTCCAGGCCAACGGCATGAGCATCAATATGGAGCTGGAAAAAGAAGACGCCGACAACCTGAAAGGCAAGCTGATGAATATGTTCGATGTGAAAGCCTCCAGGGTGAAGTAA
- a CDS encoding M20/M25/M40 family metallo-hydrolase: MRTNSLLCMLLGGAMATGIAVAQPQKSKAKTAVTTFPEQRIPQAESETHMRFLAADELLGRRTGDAGNRIAARYIAEQFRLLGLKPAPGQADYFQRIPFERVSMASSGQLVAGKDSLRLGKDLVILAGSAFGQTAEVVYAGYGLTDGDDGYKGRDVKGRIVVVQGGSPEAKGAREIFRASNQKRKLAADKGAAALIELYSESIPWGMASQYFNREQISLPATADDSKLVHAWVNNTNNRLGRLKEAGQTVSLQTSGRANMAAPSMNVAGVIEGTDPKLKNEYVILSAHFDHVGVGRQGGNAYAPTDSIFNGARDNAFGTVALLTAAKALSEQRPKRSVLVLALTGEEVGLLGSRYYAENPLVPLNQTVFDLNSDGAGYNDTSIVSVIGLERTGAKAEIEAGAKAFGLGVFAEPAPEQGLFDRSDNVNFAAKGVPAPTFSPGFKSFDEAIAKYYHQAVDNPESLDFAYLHKFCQAFTHAGRLIADRPTRPMWIAGDKYEAAGKALYK; the protein is encoded by the coding sequence ATGCGGACAAACTCGCTGTTATGTATGTTGCTGGGGGGCGCTATGGCAACTGGTATAGCCGTGGCCCAACCCCAAAAAAGTAAGGCTAAAACAGCCGTAACCACCTTCCCCGAACAACGTATTCCGCAGGCCGAATCGGAAACGCATATGCGGTTTCTGGCTGCCGACGAGCTGCTGGGTCGCCGGACCGGCGATGCCGGCAACCGGATTGCGGCCCGCTACATAGCCGAACAGTTTCGGCTGCTGGGCCTCAAGCCCGCACCCGGTCAGGCCGATTATTTTCAGCGTATCCCATTTGAGCGGGTTTCGATGGCCAGCTCAGGCCAGCTTGTGGCCGGTAAAGATTCGCTGCGGTTGGGTAAAGACCTGGTGATTCTAGCGGGTAGTGCCTTCGGTCAAACGGCCGAGGTGGTGTACGCGGGTTACGGCCTGACCGATGGTGACGATGGCTACAAGGGCCGCGACGTAAAGGGCCGGATTGTGGTAGTACAGGGTGGATCGCCGGAGGCCAAGGGTGCCCGTGAGATTTTCCGGGCGTCGAATCAGAAGCGTAAACTGGCTGCCGATAAAGGGGCTGCTGCGCTCATCGAGCTTTATAGCGAGTCCATCCCGTGGGGTATGGCGAGTCAATATTTTAACCGCGAGCAGATTTCACTACCGGCAACGGCCGACGACAGTAAGCTGGTTCATGCCTGGGTCAACAACACCAACAACCGGCTGGGCCGTTTGAAAGAAGCTGGTCAAACGGTGTCGTTGCAAACGTCGGGCCGGGCCAATATGGCCGCGCCTTCGATGAATGTGGCCGGGGTGATTGAAGGTACCGATCCGAAACTCAAAAACGAGTACGTCATTTTGTCGGCGCACTTCGACCATGTCGGGGTCGGGCGTCAGGGGGGTAATGCCTATGCGCCAACCGATAGTATTTTCAATGGTGCGCGCGACAATGCCTTCGGGACGGTGGCCCTACTGACGGCGGCCAAAGCCCTGTCGGAGCAGCGGCCCAAGCGGTCGGTGCTGGTTCTGGCCCTGACGGGCGAAGAAGTCGGGCTGCTTGGTAGCCGGTACTATGCCGAAAACCCACTCGTACCGCTGAACCAAACTGTGTTTGACCTCAATAGCGACGGGGCAGGCTACAACGACACCTCTATTGTGTCGGTGATTGGCCTGGAACGCACGGGGGCCAAAGCGGAAATTGAAGCCGGTGCCAAAGCGTTTGGGCTGGGTGTATTTGCCGAGCCTGCTCCTGAGCAAGGCCTGTTCGACCGGTCTGATAACGTAAACTTTGCCGCTAAGGGCGTGCCCGCTCCCACGTTTTCGCCCGGTTTCAAGTCATTCGACGAAGCTATTGCCAAATATTACCATCAGGCTGTCGACAATCCTGAAAGCCTGGACTTTGCGTATCTGCACAAGTTTTGCCAGGCCTTTACACATGCCGGCCGCCTGATTGCTGATCGCCCAACGCGCCCTATGTGGATCGCGGGCGACAAGTACGAGGCCGCAGGCAAGGCGTTGTATAAATAG
- a CDS encoding proline dehydrogenase family protein: MPTTVQRIPEVKQNAAPAVSFEDTSIAFSCQSDFKLRKTYWLFALMNKGWLVNLGTFFIKIALKLQLPVKNLIKSTIFEQFCGGESIRDCEKTISKLHDGHIGTILDYSVEGEENEKSFEETTLEVLRTIERASESADIPFSVFKVTGIASTDLLEAVQKGDVLSNEDKAAFERVRERVDRLCAKAYERKVKIFVDAEESWIQGTIDALAYEMMERYNRERPVVFNTYQLYRWETYNNFVKATETARERGYLLGAKLVRGAYLEKERIRSHEEEYQDPIQATKEDTDRDFNKAIDFSLNNRDVVSICLGTHNEYSCQYCFQRMKQLGIAPNDEHIWFAQLLGMSDNISYNLANAGYNVAKYVPYGPVEAVMPYLFRRAEENKSIAGQSSREFKLIEKEIDRRRAAKC, from the coding sequence ATGCCGACGACTGTCCAACGGATCCCGGAAGTTAAGCAAAATGCGGCTCCGGCCGTTTCGTTTGAGGACACTTCGATTGCCTTCTCTTGTCAGTCCGATTTCAAACTACGAAAAACGTACTGGCTTTTTGCGTTGATGAATAAGGGATGGCTGGTAAATTTAGGGACTTTTTTCATAAAAATTGCCCTTAAACTTCAGCTTCCAGTTAAAAACCTCATAAAAAGCACCATTTTTGAGCAATTCTGTGGGGGAGAAAGCATCCGCGATTGTGAGAAGACAATCAGCAAATTGCACGATGGCCACATCGGAACGATACTCGACTACTCGGTAGAAGGGGAAGAAAATGAAAAAAGCTTTGAGGAGACAACCCTCGAAGTGCTGCGCACCATCGAACGCGCCAGCGAATCCGCTGATATTCCGTTCTCTGTATTCAAAGTGACCGGTATTGCCAGCACCGACTTGCTGGAGGCTGTGCAAAAAGGCGACGTGCTGTCGAACGAGGACAAAGCCGCTTTTGAGCGCGTGCGTGAGCGGGTCGATCGGCTGTGTGCCAAGGCGTATGAGCGCAAGGTGAAAATCTTTGTCGATGCTGAGGAGAGCTGGATTCAGGGTACTATCGACGCGCTGGCGTATGAAATGATGGAACGCTACAACCGCGAGCGGCCGGTGGTGTTCAACACGTACCAGTTGTATCGGTGGGAAACCTACAACAACTTTGTGAAGGCTACCGAGACCGCCCGCGAACGGGGCTATCTGCTGGGCGCCAAACTGGTGCGGGGGGCGTATCTGGAAAAAGAACGCATCCGGTCGCACGAGGAGGAGTATCAGGACCCGATTCAGGCAACGAAAGAAGACACCGACCGGGATTTTAACAAGGCTATCGACTTCTCGCTCAATAACCGCGACGTGGTTTCGATTTGCCTTGGTACCCATAATGAATACAGCTGCCAGTACTGTTTCCAGCGAATGAAACAGCTGGGTATTGCCCCTAACGATGAGCATATCTGGTTTGCCCAGCTGCTCGGTATGAGCGACAATATCTCGTACAATCTGGCCAATGCAGGCTACAACGTAGCGAAGTACGTGCCGTATGGCCCGGTTGAGGCCGTAATGCCTTACCTATTCCGGCGGGCCGAAGAAAACAAATCGATTGCCGGCCAAAGCAGCCGGGAGTTTAAGCTGATCGAGAAAGAGATCGATCGGCGCCGGGCTGCTAAGTGTTAA
- a CDS encoding geranylgeranylglyceryl/heptaprenylglyceryl phosphate synthase yields MQLIQEQTHTPRSPIARTSPHNLLATLRKYKQTGRKGIAVLLDPDKVEQDAFSALLDLTHQHPVDFFFVGGSLVTEYTHRELIAAIRARTDVPVILFPGNSLHIEPTADGVLLLSLISGRNPEFLIGQHVIAAPLLKKSGLEILPTGYMVVDSGAPTTVSYISGTMPLPHDKPSVAACTAMAGEMLGLQLMYMDAGSGARRPVSAEMIEAVRQAVDLPIVVGGGINTPDRATAALEAGADLIVVGNSLEKNPGLLPQLVAVVDGYR; encoded by the coding sequence ATGCAATTAATTCAGGAGCAAACACATACCCCACGGAGTCCTATCGCCCGCACGTCCCCACACAACCTGCTGGCTACCCTTCGCAAGTATAAACAGACTGGCCGCAAAGGCATCGCCGTCTTGCTCGACCCTGATAAGGTTGAGCAAGACGCGTTTTCGGCCCTACTGGATTTGACCCATCAACACCCGGTTGATTTTTTCTTCGTGGGAGGGAGCCTGGTTACCGAATATACCCACCGCGAACTGATTGCCGCCATCCGGGCGCGCACCGATGTACCCGTGATTTTGTTTCCCGGCAACAGTCTCCACATTGAACCCACGGCCGACGGGGTGCTGCTGCTCTCGCTTATCTCGGGCCGGAATCCCGAATTTCTGATTGGGCAACACGTGATTGCGGCCCCACTCCTTAAAAAAAGCGGTCTCGAAATTCTGCCAACCGGCTACATGGTAGTTGATAGCGGTGCTCCTACTACGGTTTCGTACATCAGTGGCACTATGCCGTTGCCGCACGACAAACCGAGTGTAGCGGCCTGTACGGCTATGGCGGGTGAAATGCTCGGCCTGCAACTCATGTACATGGATGCGGGTAGCGGGGCTCGCAGGCCCGTATCGGCCGAGATGATTGAAGCCGTGCGGCAAGCCGTCGACCTGCCCATTGTGGTCGGTGGGGGAATCAACACGCCCGACCGGGCCACTGCCGCCCTCGAAGCGGGTGCCGACCTGATTGTGGTAGGGAATAGCTTAGAGAAAAACCCCGGTTTGCTGCCCCAATTGGTGGCGGTTGTGGACGGGTATCGGTGA
- a CDS encoding DUF4249 domain-containing protein, whose product MYRLILCLGLIPLFFSCDSLRNEVDPDRINREAGKLVIASFISPQDSVLTVQVNRSVPVLGQSNTILDVTNASVTISDGARVVALQYAANYRRQAINLYWTNARNLPILPGKTYTLSVSTPQGEKATAQCTIPVGAPVFVVERDSARVESGYSFSNGVRTPIYAKEYSLRVNWADLTGGRNYYRVAAMLSTLQTAPSSSSLVQVTVQNTFFNNSDVVADSPGDDGGQLRSRKGVYYRYSSGTPTIVTGPGGTTLITCPTCATTITNPTGTTVINPPTGTSANNAVDTYRFGDNFRSAELTVSLLHTDETYYRYHEAIPRQQESDGNPFAEPVQIPSNINGGLGCFAGFNRRSVVLKLK is encoded by the coding sequence ATGTATCGTCTTATTCTATGCCTTGGCCTCATTCCGCTTTTTTTCTCCTGTGATAGCCTTCGCAACGAGGTCGACCCTGACCGCATCAATCGCGAAGCGGGTAAACTGGTAATTGCCAGTTTTATCTCCCCGCAGGATAGTGTTCTGACGGTGCAGGTGAACCGCTCAGTGCCGGTGTTGGGGCAGTCCAACACAATTCTGGATGTTACCAACGCCAGCGTAACCATAAGTGATGGCGCCCGCGTGGTGGCTCTGCAATATGCGGCTAATTACCGGCGGCAGGCCATCAACCTGTACTGGACCAACGCCCGTAACCTGCCCATTTTGCCCGGTAAAACGTACACACTATCGGTGAGTACGCCCCAGGGTGAGAAGGCCACTGCGCAGTGTACCATACCTGTGGGAGCGCCGGTGTTTGTGGTGGAGCGCGACTCGGCCCGCGTCGAAAGTGGCTACAGTTTCAGTAATGGTGTCCGGACACCCATATATGCAAAGGAATACAGCCTGCGGGTAAACTGGGCTGATTTGACAGGTGGCCGAAACTACTACCGGGTAGCGGCCATGTTGAGCACGCTGCAAACCGCACCGTCAAGTTCATCATTGGTACAGGTAACCGTGCAGAATACGTTTTTTAATAATTCGGACGTCGTGGCCGATTCGCCCGGCGACGATGGCGGGCAGCTCAGGTCGCGCAAGGGTGTGTATTACCGGTACTCAAGCGGAACTCCCACCATCGTAACAGGTCCCGGCGGCACTACCCTAATAACCTGTCCCACCTGTGCTACCACAATAACCAACCCTACCGGAACCACCGTCATTAACCCACCTACCGGCACATCGGCCAATAATGCCGTTGATACCTACCGTTTTGGCGACAATTTCCGGTCGGCTGAGCTGACGGTATCGCTGTTGCACACCGACGAGACGTACTACCGGTATCACGAAGCTATTCCGCGTCAGCAGGAGTCAGACGGCAACCCCTTTGCCGAGCCGGTGCAGATTCCGTCGAACATAAACGGGGGGCTTGGGTGTTTTGCCGGGTTTAACCGAAGGTCGGTGGTGTTGAAGTTGAAGTAA